Proteins encoded by one window of Mesoaciditoga lauensis cd-1655R = DSM 25116:
- the aglA gene encoding alpha-glucosidase AglA yields MSKVNISIIGAGSAVFSVRLTNDICKTKSLAGSSVTLMDVDEDRLNAAYILASRYAKDMNSDISFKKTTDLKEALEGMDFVINTALVGGHAFLEKMRKIGQRHGYYRGIDTQEFNMVSDYYTFTNWNQLSYFLKIAHMMEELSPNAWLLQAANPVFEGTTLISRKSKIKMVGFCHGHYAVNHISEALGLEEEKVDWQVAGFNHAIWLTRFQYEGKDAYPLLDKWIEEHPNGKKPTNPFDDQLSPAAIDTYRFYGKMPIGDTVRNSSWKYHYDLQTKKRWYGESWGGADSEIGWKWYEDRLNQITALTSKIAQALEKNEDMTLREALTLNSDLIPKDFAEEVETFYDPTSLSGEQHIPFVDAITNDNSARFVVNTLNKGTIPGIPDDVAVEVPAKVDKNGIHPEEISPALPERILKWYLYPRMMRMEWALEAFEKKDLNLIAEILFRDRRTTSYEQVKAVVEELSEEMHWFE; encoded by the coding sequence AGGGGCGGGAAGTGCGGTTTTCTCCGTGAGATTGACAAACGACATATGTAAAACCAAGAGCTTAGCCGGGAGCAGTGTAACGTTGATGGATGTGGATGAAGACAGACTAAATGCAGCGTACATTTTAGCTTCGCGTTACGCAAAAGATATGAATTCCGACATCAGCTTTAAAAAAACAACCGACTTAAAAGAAGCTCTTGAAGGAATGGACTTCGTCATAAACACCGCCCTTGTAGGAGGACATGCTTTCTTAGAAAAAATGAGAAAAATAGGTCAGAGACATGGCTATTACCGCGGGATAGACACCCAAGAATTCAACATGGTTTCAGATTATTACACCTTTACCAACTGGAATCAACTTTCTTATTTTTTAAAAATAGCTCATATGATGGAAGAGCTTTCTCCAAACGCTTGGCTCTTACAAGCTGCTAACCCCGTTTTTGAGGGAACTACTCTAATATCAAGAAAATCGAAGATAAAAATGGTTGGATTCTGTCATGGTCATTACGCAGTCAACCACATATCAGAAGCGTTAGGACTTGAAGAAGAAAAAGTTGATTGGCAGGTTGCCGGTTTCAACCATGCAATATGGCTTACGCGTTTTCAATATGAAGGCAAGGATGCGTATCCTTTGTTGGACAAATGGATCGAAGAACATCCTAACGGGAAAAAGCCCACTAATCCATTCGACGATCAACTTTCACCCGCTGCCATAGATACTTATCGTTTTTATGGAAAGATGCCAATAGGGGACACCGTTAGAAACAGTAGTTGGAAATATCACTACGATCTTCAAACGAAAAAGAGATGGTACGGCGAATCCTGGGGAGGAGCGGATTCGGAAATAGGGTGGAAGTGGTATGAAGATAGGTTAAATCAGATCACAGCTTTAACATCTAAGATAGCGCAAGCATTGGAAAAAAATGAAGATATGACACTTCGTGAGGCGCTAACTCTAAACTCCGATCTGATTCCAAAGGATTTTGCCGAAGAAGTGGAAACCTTCTACGATCCTACATCGTTAAGTGGCGAACAGCACATCCCGTTTGTGGATGCCATAACCAATGATAACTCAGCCCGATTCGTCGTTAACACGTTGAACAAGGGAACCATACCCGGAATACCCGATGATGTGGCCGTTGAAGTTCCAGCAAAAGTTGACAAGAATGGAATTCATCCTGAGGAAATCTCGCCAGCTTTGCCTGAAAGAATTTTAAAATGGTATCTCTATCCAAGAATGATGAGAATGGAGTGGGCTTTGGAGGCGTTTGAAAAGAAAGATCTTAATTTAATTGCGGAGATACTTTTTAGAGATCGAAGAACAACATCTTATGAACAAGTTAAAGCAGTTGTTGAGGAACTTTCTGAGGAAATGCATTGGTTTGAATGA